From one Erinaceus europaeus chromosome 4, mEriEur2.1, whole genome shotgun sequence genomic stretch:
- the RNF182 gene encoding E3 ubiquitin-protein ligase RNF182 yields the protein MASQPPDDTAESQVSDELECKICYNRYNLKQRKPKVLECCHRVCAKCLYKIIDFGDSPQGVIVCPFCRFETCLPDDEVSSLPDDNNILVNLTCGGKGKKCLPENPTELLLTPKRLASLVSPSHTSSNCLVITIMEVQRESSPSPNSTPVVEFYRPASFDSVTTVSHNWTVWNCTSLLFQTSIRVLVWLLGLLYFSSLPLGIYLLVSKKVTLGVVFVSLVPSSLVILMVYGFCQCVCHEFLDCMAPSS from the coding sequence ATGGCCAGCCAGCCACCAGATGACACTGCAGAGTCTCAGGTCTCTGATGAACTGGAGTGTAAGATCTGTTACAATCGCTACAATTTGAAACAGAGGAAACCCAAAGTGCTGGAGTGTTGTCACAGGGTTTGTGCCAAATGTCTCTACAAGATCATTGACTTTGGGGACTCTCCACAAGGCGTCATCGTCTGTCCTTTCTGCCGATTTGAGACCTGCTTGCCAGATGATGAAGTGAGTAGCCTGCCTGATGACAACAACATTCTTGTAAACTTGACTTGTGGAGGCAAAGGCAAGAAATGCCTGCCAGAAAACCCCACTGAGCTGCTGCTGACCCCCAAGAGGCTGGCATCCCTGGTCAGTCCATCTCACACATCCTCCAACTGCTTGGTCATCACCATCATGGAGGTGCAGAGGGAGAGCTCCCCATCTCCGAACTCTACTCCTGTGGTAGAGTTTTATAGGCCTGCAAGCTTTGATTCAGTCACCACTGTGTCACACAActggactgtgtggaattgtacatccCTGCTTTTCCAGACATCTATCCGGGTATTGGTTTGGTTGCTGGGTTTGCTCTACTTTAGCTCCTTACCCTTAGGGATCTACTTACTGGTATCTAAGAAAGTCACCCTTGGGGTTGTCTTTGTCAGTCTAGTCCCTTCCAGCCTTGTTATTCTTATGGTGTATGGATTTTGCCAGTGTGTTTGTCATGAATTTCTAGACTGTATGGCACCTTCTTCTTAA